A single window of Dermacentor albipictus isolate Rhodes 1998 colony chromosome 1, USDA_Dalb.pri_finalv2, whole genome shotgun sequence DNA harbors:
- the LOC139054359 gene encoding dentin sialophosphoprotein-like isoform X2: protein MNKNHVRDMMRREINESGMLSAGMDHLVDQIVNPKIYHVFTPEVENGVRQYLGLSSEKDSSTQQPAAETITDFISQPPPPQTSALPPPPPKSEFSIDETTQDVPGSCSPKPYTEALMPDGLMDSSSEHQLMIVTESNEHTEDIPAELPVEKAESYDVCETSVEPVDPAPNEASSELPTPVNALESDSPAVSQSGSADDKPVTENVELPASLDNMKPDSLKNETTVNEFDRKDNDKVAAMTKMEVKPTDKDKKERKVDSVKGKESCSHSGRSESHSRNYISRKNSDISRSKMQKSNKCDGDSGRESRDLLKEKDKYSTSRDRGNSSREETQRNRADVTKDERSKGYSSQSSRSKDSDSRNERKRLDDKHRHYSSSQRNDDRKRHSDRHSREDKSRDRSDSHRSHSESRREKDRCSTKDSSRQHKSSKSSEKHGESSRKEKSHEKEKKQAYNRPSSFDSKDSGTSKKMSSEKVLQPISCNLFQATDDASFHMEMQESFRSEPPELNANPCGSSQQDYENVCRDSPLAMVEHVSQDKSEEKVSCAYQMGTKVSESMSGEISLETSLKAYDESSHGALQLVEAKEAEILRFSYVSDKQFGSSGADLQLVSTITEKQAEGMQNEVPTPDNEVHMENNDQASSSSFAAPLEQKSPTVEDGHEASRRKTTTEKHSPEKKRPKREASDGHETDGAWSDVTVSSVHTSDLSSYDDRISVSSGDEEDNASSRERKKIPLREIKKITSSSNEDDDRLSRSETEHCVSDGVVPPPASVEQVTEQHEPTPAKEPQPPCPVPYESSSTGRGLTNSPSTDVSDGTAKPKMGLRRTRKINPKYVSEEFSSIFTEGKRPTGTIDFSELAKYGKEKHHEERSSLRTEPRKVISREDTSEDAVAAMSCDETDQLSDASVNDRTRRPARRSSGSEPRARSESASSKCYQSSDLYKPRPVIKPGTRRSRPSSSGVDTSKKQRGLKVCIGFKRGRASTAGSSRRKRL, encoded by the exons ATGAACAAAAACCATGTTCGAGACATGATGCGCAGGGAAATAAACGA GTCGGGCATGCTGTCAGCAGGTATGGACCATCTGGTCGACCAGATAGTAAATCCAAAAATATACCATGTGTTCACGCCCGAGGTGGAGAACGGCGTGCGTCAGTATCTTGGTTTGAGTTCGGAAAAGGACTCCTCAACCCAGCAACCGGCGGCCGAGACTATTACAGACTTCATCAGCCAGCCACCACCGCCTCAAACGTCGGCCTTACCACCACCGCCGCCAAAGTCTGAATTCAGTATAG ATGAGACAACACAGGACGTCCCCGGCAGCTGCTCTCCTAAACCATACACAGAAGCTTTGATGCCTGATGGCCTAATGGACTCGTCATCTGAACATCAGCTGATGATTGTGACAGAGAGCAATGAGCACACTGAAGATATTCCTGCTGAGCTGCCAGTTGAGAAAGCTGAAAGCTATGATGTCTGTGAAACTTCAGTAGAACCTGTTGATCCAGCTCCAAATGAGGCATCTTCTGAACTGCCCACTCCAGTAAACGCTCTGGAGTCTGACTCGCCAGCCGTCAGTCAGAGCGGAAGTGCAGATGATAAGCCTGTCACTGAAAATGTTGAACTTCCTGCATCGTTGGACAACATGAAGCCGGACTCATTGAAGAACGAAACTACTGTAAATGAATTTGACAGGAAGGATAATGATAAAGTAGCTGCCATGACAAAGATGGAAGTCAAGCCGACGGACAAAgacaagaaagaacgaaaggtGGACTCTGTGAAAGGCAAAGAATCCTGCTCACATTCAGGTAGATCGGAGTCACATTCAAGAAATTATATATCAAGAAAAAACTCTGACATAAGCAGGTCAAAAATGCAAAAGTCTAATAAATGTGATGGCGATTCCGGTAGGGAAAGCAGAGATCTGCTGAAAGAGAAAGACAAGTACAGCACATCTCGGGACAGAGGAAACTCTTCAAGAGAGGAAACCCAAAGGAACAGGGCAGATGTAACAAAAGATGAGAGGAGCAAAGGATACTCAAGCCAGTCCAGTAGATCAAAGGACAGTGACAGTAGGAATGAGCGGAAGCGGTTGGATGATAAACACCGCCATTACAGTAGTAGCCAACGCAATGATGACAGAAAGCGACACAGTGACAGGCATTCTCGAGAAGATAAGTCCAGGGATCGTTCAGACAGTCACAGGTCACACAGTGAGAGCAGGAGAGAGAAAGACCGTTGTTCCACGAAAGATTCCTCCAGGCAGCACAAGTCAAGTAAGTCATCTGAGAAACATGGTGAAAGTTCTCGAAAAGAGAAAAgtcatgaaaaggaaaaaaagcaagcaTACAATAGGCCAAGTTCATTTGACAGCAAAGATAGTGGAACTTCAAAAAAGATGTCATCTGAAAAGGTTCTGCAACCTATATCTTGTAATTTATTCCAAGCAACTGATGATGCATCATTCCATATGGAGATGCAAGAAAGTTTCAGATCAGAGCCTCCTGAACTAAATGCCAATCCTTGTGGTTCATCACAGCAAGACTATGAAAATGTTTGTCGAGATTCTCCCTTGGCAATGGTAGAGCATGTTTCGCAAGACAAGTCAGAGGAAAAGGTTTCATGTGCCTATCAAATGGGAACAAAAGTTAGTGAGAGCATGTCTGGTGAAATTTCGCTAGAAACTTCATTGAAGGCTTACGATGAAAGTTCTCATGGCGCATTACAGTTAGTTGAAGCAAAAGAAGCGGAGATCTTGAGGTTTTCTTATGTCAGTGACAAGCAGTTTGGTAGCAGTGGAGCTGACTTGCAGCTGGTGAGCACCATCACTGAGAAACAAGCTGAAGGCATGCAGAATGAGGTGCCTACGCCGGATAATGAAGTGCACATGGAGAATAATGACCAAGCAAGCAGTTCCAGCTTTGCAGCGCCACTTGAGCAGAAGAGTCCCACAGTGGAAGACGGACATGAAGCATCCAGGCGAAAG ACTACCACTGAAAAGCATTCACCAGAGAAAAAGCGACCAAAGCGAGAAGCTTCAGATGGCCATGAAACAGATGGCGCCTGGTCCGACGTGACTGTCAGCTCAGTCCACACCAGCGATCTGTCTTCCTATGATGACCGCATCAGTGTATCTTCAGGTGATGAGGAGGACAATGCTTCATCTAGGGAGAGAAAAAAGATACCACTAAGAGAAA TTAAGAAAATCACAAGCAGCAGTAATGAGGATGATGACCGCTTGAGCAGATCTGAAACAGAGCATTGTGTGTCTGATGGAGTTGTGCCTCCACCTGCTTCTGTAGAACAG GTTACAGAGCAGCATGAACCGACACCAGCCAAGGAGCCCCAGCCACCCTGCCCAGTACCTTACGAGAGCAGCAGCACTGGCAGGGGACTCACAAACTCTCCGTCCACAGATGTTTCTGATGGAACAGCCAAGCCGAAAATGGGGCTCAGGCGGACCCGCAAGATTAACCCAAAGTATGTTTCAGAAGAGTTCTCATCCATTTTCACGGAAGGCAAGCGACCAACAGGAACCATAGACTTCAGTGAACTTGCAAAGTATGGCAAGGAAAAACACCATGAGGAGCGGTCTTCATTACGAACAGAGCCTCGCAAGGTCATTTCACGGGAAGATACCTCCGAGGACGCAGTGGCAGCCATGTCATGTGATGAGACTGACCAGCTTTCAGATGCATCAGTTAATGATAGAACACGGCGGCCTGCGCGACGATCAAGTGGCAGTGAACCTCGGGCTAG GTCAGAATCTGCGTCATCAAAGTGCTACCAATCTTCCGACCTGTACAAACCGCGGCCAGTTATCAAGCCAGGAACTCGGCGCAGTAGGCCTTCGTCAAGTGGAGT GGATACATCCAAGAAACAGCGGGGCCTCAAAGTATGCATCGGGTTCAAACGAGGTAGGGCCTCAACAGCTGGCTCCTCCAGGCGAAAAAGGTTGTGA
- the LOC139054359 gene encoding biorientation of chromosomes in cell division protein 1-like 1 isoform X1 codes for MTSSSSVRELPPGDPKLTASIVSHLKSRGLFDKLRRDCLGDVDTKPAYLNLKQRIEGYITKFLSTQTWTPDMNKNHVRDMMRREINESGMLSAGMDHLVDQIVNPKIYHVFTPEVENGVRQYLGLSSEKDSSTQQPAAETITDFISQPPPPQTSALPPPPPKSEFSIDETTQDVPGSCSPKPYTEALMPDGLMDSSSEHQLMIVTESNEHTEDIPAELPVEKAESYDVCETSVEPVDPAPNEASSELPTPVNALESDSPAVSQSGSADDKPVTENVELPASLDNMKPDSLKNETTVNEFDRKDNDKVAAMTKMEVKPTDKDKKERKVDSVKGKESCSHSGRSESHSRNYISRKNSDISRSKMQKSNKCDGDSGRESRDLLKEKDKYSTSRDRGNSSREETQRNRADVTKDERSKGYSSQSSRSKDSDSRNERKRLDDKHRHYSSSQRNDDRKRHSDRHSREDKSRDRSDSHRSHSESRREKDRCSTKDSSRQHKSSKSSEKHGESSRKEKSHEKEKKQAYNRPSSFDSKDSGTSKKMSSEKVLQPISCNLFQATDDASFHMEMQESFRSEPPELNANPCGSSQQDYENVCRDSPLAMVEHVSQDKSEEKVSCAYQMGTKVSESMSGEISLETSLKAYDESSHGALQLVEAKEAEILRFSYVSDKQFGSSGADLQLVSTITEKQAEGMQNEVPTPDNEVHMENNDQASSSSFAAPLEQKSPTVEDGHEASRRKTTTEKHSPEKKRPKREASDGHETDGAWSDVTVSSVHTSDLSSYDDRISVSSGDEEDNASSRERKKIPLREIKKITSSSNEDDDRLSRSETEHCVSDGVVPPPASVEQVTEQHEPTPAKEPQPPCPVPYESSSTGRGLTNSPSTDVSDGTAKPKMGLRRTRKINPKYVSEEFSSIFTEGKRPTGTIDFSELAKYGKEKHHEERSSLRTEPRKVISREDTSEDAVAAMSCDETDQLSDASVNDRTRRPARRSSGSEPRARSESASSKCYQSSDLYKPRPVIKPGTRRSRPSSSGVDTSKKQRGLKVCIGFKRGRASTAGSSRRKRL; via the exons ATGACTTCTAGTTCAAGCGTGAGAGAACTACCGCCAGGCGATCCCAAATTAACAGCAAGCATTGTAAGCCACTTGAAATCCCGTGGCCTTTTTGATAAATTACGGCGAGACTGCCTTGGCGATGTCGATACAAAG CCTGCTTATTTGAACCTGAAGCAAAGGATCGAAGGCTACATCACAAAGTTCCTGTCAACGCAGACATGGACTCCTGACATGAACAAAAACCATGTTCGAGACATGATGCGCAGGGAAATAAACGA GTCGGGCATGCTGTCAGCAGGTATGGACCATCTGGTCGACCAGATAGTAAATCCAAAAATATACCATGTGTTCACGCCCGAGGTGGAGAACGGCGTGCGTCAGTATCTTGGTTTGAGTTCGGAAAAGGACTCCTCAACCCAGCAACCGGCGGCCGAGACTATTACAGACTTCATCAGCCAGCCACCACCGCCTCAAACGTCGGCCTTACCACCACCGCCGCCAAAGTCTGAATTCAGTATAG ATGAGACAACACAGGACGTCCCCGGCAGCTGCTCTCCTAAACCATACACAGAAGCTTTGATGCCTGATGGCCTAATGGACTCGTCATCTGAACATCAGCTGATGATTGTGACAGAGAGCAATGAGCACACTGAAGATATTCCTGCTGAGCTGCCAGTTGAGAAAGCTGAAAGCTATGATGTCTGTGAAACTTCAGTAGAACCTGTTGATCCAGCTCCAAATGAGGCATCTTCTGAACTGCCCACTCCAGTAAACGCTCTGGAGTCTGACTCGCCAGCCGTCAGTCAGAGCGGAAGTGCAGATGATAAGCCTGTCACTGAAAATGTTGAACTTCCTGCATCGTTGGACAACATGAAGCCGGACTCATTGAAGAACGAAACTACTGTAAATGAATTTGACAGGAAGGATAATGATAAAGTAGCTGCCATGACAAAGATGGAAGTCAAGCCGACGGACAAAgacaagaaagaacgaaaggtGGACTCTGTGAAAGGCAAAGAATCCTGCTCACATTCAGGTAGATCGGAGTCACATTCAAGAAATTATATATCAAGAAAAAACTCTGACATAAGCAGGTCAAAAATGCAAAAGTCTAATAAATGTGATGGCGATTCCGGTAGGGAAAGCAGAGATCTGCTGAAAGAGAAAGACAAGTACAGCACATCTCGGGACAGAGGAAACTCTTCAAGAGAGGAAACCCAAAGGAACAGGGCAGATGTAACAAAAGATGAGAGGAGCAAAGGATACTCAAGCCAGTCCAGTAGATCAAAGGACAGTGACAGTAGGAATGAGCGGAAGCGGTTGGATGATAAACACCGCCATTACAGTAGTAGCCAACGCAATGATGACAGAAAGCGACACAGTGACAGGCATTCTCGAGAAGATAAGTCCAGGGATCGTTCAGACAGTCACAGGTCACACAGTGAGAGCAGGAGAGAGAAAGACCGTTGTTCCACGAAAGATTCCTCCAGGCAGCACAAGTCAAGTAAGTCATCTGAGAAACATGGTGAAAGTTCTCGAAAAGAGAAAAgtcatgaaaaggaaaaaaagcaagcaTACAATAGGCCAAGTTCATTTGACAGCAAAGATAGTGGAACTTCAAAAAAGATGTCATCTGAAAAGGTTCTGCAACCTATATCTTGTAATTTATTCCAAGCAACTGATGATGCATCATTCCATATGGAGATGCAAGAAAGTTTCAGATCAGAGCCTCCTGAACTAAATGCCAATCCTTGTGGTTCATCACAGCAAGACTATGAAAATGTTTGTCGAGATTCTCCCTTGGCAATGGTAGAGCATGTTTCGCAAGACAAGTCAGAGGAAAAGGTTTCATGTGCCTATCAAATGGGAACAAAAGTTAGTGAGAGCATGTCTGGTGAAATTTCGCTAGAAACTTCATTGAAGGCTTACGATGAAAGTTCTCATGGCGCATTACAGTTAGTTGAAGCAAAAGAAGCGGAGATCTTGAGGTTTTCTTATGTCAGTGACAAGCAGTTTGGTAGCAGTGGAGCTGACTTGCAGCTGGTGAGCACCATCACTGAGAAACAAGCTGAAGGCATGCAGAATGAGGTGCCTACGCCGGATAATGAAGTGCACATGGAGAATAATGACCAAGCAAGCAGTTCCAGCTTTGCAGCGCCACTTGAGCAGAAGAGTCCCACAGTGGAAGACGGACATGAAGCATCCAGGCGAAAG ACTACCACTGAAAAGCATTCACCAGAGAAAAAGCGACCAAAGCGAGAAGCTTCAGATGGCCATGAAACAGATGGCGCCTGGTCCGACGTGACTGTCAGCTCAGTCCACACCAGCGATCTGTCTTCCTATGATGACCGCATCAGTGTATCTTCAGGTGATGAGGAGGACAATGCTTCATCTAGGGAGAGAAAAAAGATACCACTAAGAGAAA TTAAGAAAATCACAAGCAGCAGTAATGAGGATGATGACCGCTTGAGCAGATCTGAAACAGAGCATTGTGTGTCTGATGGAGTTGTGCCTCCACCTGCTTCTGTAGAACAG GTTACAGAGCAGCATGAACCGACACCAGCCAAGGAGCCCCAGCCACCCTGCCCAGTACCTTACGAGAGCAGCAGCACTGGCAGGGGACTCACAAACTCTCCGTCCACAGATGTTTCTGATGGAACAGCCAAGCCGAAAATGGGGCTCAGGCGGACCCGCAAGATTAACCCAAAGTATGTTTCAGAAGAGTTCTCATCCATTTTCACGGAAGGCAAGCGACCAACAGGAACCATAGACTTCAGTGAACTTGCAAAGTATGGCAAGGAAAAACACCATGAGGAGCGGTCTTCATTACGAACAGAGCCTCGCAAGGTCATTTCACGGGAAGATACCTCCGAGGACGCAGTGGCAGCCATGTCATGTGATGAGACTGACCAGCTTTCAGATGCATCAGTTAATGATAGAACACGGCGGCCTGCGCGACGATCAAGTGGCAGTGAACCTCGGGCTAG GTCAGAATCTGCGTCATCAAAGTGCTACCAATCTTCCGACCTGTACAAACCGCGGCCAGTTATCAAGCCAGGAACTCGGCGCAGTAGGCCTTCGTCAAGTGGAGT GGATACATCCAAGAAACAGCGGGGCCTCAAAGTATGCATCGGGTTCAAACGAGGTAGGGCCTCAACAGCTGGCTCCTCCAGGCGAAAAAGGTTGTGA
- the LOC139054359 gene encoding dentin sialophosphoprotein-like isoform X4 has protein sequence MPDGLMDSSSEHQLMIVTESNEHTEDIPAELPVEKAESYDVCETSVEPVDPAPNEASSELPTPVNALESDSPAVSQSGSADDKPVTENVELPASLDNMKPDSLKNETTVNEFDRKDNDKVAAMTKMEVKPTDKDKKERKVDSVKGKESCSHSGRSESHSRNYISRKNSDISRSKMQKSNKCDGDSGRESRDLLKEKDKYSTSRDRGNSSREETQRNRADVTKDERSKGYSSQSSRSKDSDSRNERKRLDDKHRHYSSSQRNDDRKRHSDRHSREDKSRDRSDSHRSHSESRREKDRCSTKDSSRQHKSSKSSEKHGESSRKEKSHEKEKKQAYNRPSSFDSKDSGTSKKMSSEKVLQPISCNLFQATDDASFHMEMQESFRSEPPELNANPCGSSQQDYENVCRDSPLAMVEHVSQDKSEEKVSCAYQMGTKVSESMSGEISLETSLKAYDESSHGALQLVEAKEAEILRFSYVSDKQFGSSGADLQLVSTITEKQAEGMQNEVPTPDNEVHMENNDQASSSSFAAPLEQKSPTVEDGHEASRRKTTTEKHSPEKKRPKREASDGHETDGAWSDVTVSSVHTSDLSSYDDRISVSSGDEEDNASSRERKKIPLREIKKITSSSNEDDDRLSRSETEHCVSDGVVPPPASVEQVTEQHEPTPAKEPQPPCPVPYESSSTGRGLTNSPSTDVSDGTAKPKMGLRRTRKINPKYVSEEFSSIFTEGKRPTGTIDFSELAKYGKEKHHEERSSLRTEPRKVISREDTSEDAVAAMSCDETDQLSDASVNDRTRRPARRSSGSEPRARSESASSKCYQSSDLYKPRPVIKPGTRRSRPSSSGVDTSKKQRGLKVCIGFKRGRASTAGSSRRKRL, from the exons ATGCCTGATGGCCTAATGGACTCGTCATCTGAACATCAGCTGATGATTGTGACAGAGAGCAATGAGCACACTGAAGATATTCCTGCTGAGCTGCCAGTTGAGAAAGCTGAAAGCTATGATGTCTGTGAAACTTCAGTAGAACCTGTTGATCCAGCTCCAAATGAGGCATCTTCTGAACTGCCCACTCCAGTAAACGCTCTGGAGTCTGACTCGCCAGCCGTCAGTCAGAGCGGAAGTGCAGATGATAAGCCTGTCACTGAAAATGTTGAACTTCCTGCATCGTTGGACAACATGAAGCCGGACTCATTGAAGAACGAAACTACTGTAAATGAATTTGACAGGAAGGATAATGATAAAGTAGCTGCCATGACAAAGATGGAAGTCAAGCCGACGGACAAAgacaagaaagaacgaaaggtGGACTCTGTGAAAGGCAAAGAATCCTGCTCACATTCAGGTAGATCGGAGTCACATTCAAGAAATTATATATCAAGAAAAAACTCTGACATAAGCAGGTCAAAAATGCAAAAGTCTAATAAATGTGATGGCGATTCCGGTAGGGAAAGCAGAGATCTGCTGAAAGAGAAAGACAAGTACAGCACATCTCGGGACAGAGGAAACTCTTCAAGAGAGGAAACCCAAAGGAACAGGGCAGATGTAACAAAAGATGAGAGGAGCAAAGGATACTCAAGCCAGTCCAGTAGATCAAAGGACAGTGACAGTAGGAATGAGCGGAAGCGGTTGGATGATAAACACCGCCATTACAGTAGTAGCCAACGCAATGATGACAGAAAGCGACACAGTGACAGGCATTCTCGAGAAGATAAGTCCAGGGATCGTTCAGACAGTCACAGGTCACACAGTGAGAGCAGGAGAGAGAAAGACCGTTGTTCCACGAAAGATTCCTCCAGGCAGCACAAGTCAAGTAAGTCATCTGAGAAACATGGTGAAAGTTCTCGAAAAGAGAAAAgtcatgaaaaggaaaaaaagcaagcaTACAATAGGCCAAGTTCATTTGACAGCAAAGATAGTGGAACTTCAAAAAAGATGTCATCTGAAAAGGTTCTGCAACCTATATCTTGTAATTTATTCCAAGCAACTGATGATGCATCATTCCATATGGAGATGCAAGAAAGTTTCAGATCAGAGCCTCCTGAACTAAATGCCAATCCTTGTGGTTCATCACAGCAAGACTATGAAAATGTTTGTCGAGATTCTCCCTTGGCAATGGTAGAGCATGTTTCGCAAGACAAGTCAGAGGAAAAGGTTTCATGTGCCTATCAAATGGGAACAAAAGTTAGTGAGAGCATGTCTGGTGAAATTTCGCTAGAAACTTCATTGAAGGCTTACGATGAAAGTTCTCATGGCGCATTACAGTTAGTTGAAGCAAAAGAAGCGGAGATCTTGAGGTTTTCTTATGTCAGTGACAAGCAGTTTGGTAGCAGTGGAGCTGACTTGCAGCTGGTGAGCACCATCACTGAGAAACAAGCTGAAGGCATGCAGAATGAGGTGCCTACGCCGGATAATGAAGTGCACATGGAGAATAATGACCAAGCAAGCAGTTCCAGCTTTGCAGCGCCACTTGAGCAGAAGAGTCCCACAGTGGAAGACGGACATGAAGCATCCAGGCGAAAG ACTACCACTGAAAAGCATTCACCAGAGAAAAAGCGACCAAAGCGAGAAGCTTCAGATGGCCATGAAACAGATGGCGCCTGGTCCGACGTGACTGTCAGCTCAGTCCACACCAGCGATCTGTCTTCCTATGATGACCGCATCAGTGTATCTTCAGGTGATGAGGAGGACAATGCTTCATCTAGGGAGAGAAAAAAGATACCACTAAGAGAAA TTAAGAAAATCACAAGCAGCAGTAATGAGGATGATGACCGCTTGAGCAGATCTGAAACAGAGCATTGTGTGTCTGATGGAGTTGTGCCTCCACCTGCTTCTGTAGAACAG GTTACAGAGCAGCATGAACCGACACCAGCCAAGGAGCCCCAGCCACCCTGCCCAGTACCTTACGAGAGCAGCAGCACTGGCAGGGGACTCACAAACTCTCCGTCCACAGATGTTTCTGATGGAACAGCCAAGCCGAAAATGGGGCTCAGGCGGACCCGCAAGATTAACCCAAAGTATGTTTCAGAAGAGTTCTCATCCATTTTCACGGAAGGCAAGCGACCAACAGGAACCATAGACTTCAGTGAACTTGCAAAGTATGGCAAGGAAAAACACCATGAGGAGCGGTCTTCATTACGAACAGAGCCTCGCAAGGTCATTTCACGGGAAGATACCTCCGAGGACGCAGTGGCAGCCATGTCATGTGATGAGACTGACCAGCTTTCAGATGCATCAGTTAATGATAGAACACGGCGGCCTGCGCGACGATCAAGTGGCAGTGAACCTCGGGCTAG GTCAGAATCTGCGTCATCAAAGTGCTACCAATCTTCCGACCTGTACAAACCGCGGCCAGTTATCAAGCCAGGAACTCGGCGCAGTAGGCCTTCGTCAAGTGGAGT GGATACATCCAAGAAACAGCGGGGCCTCAAAGTATGCATCGGGTTCAAACGAGGTAGGGCCTCAACAGCTGGCTCCTCCAGGCGAAAAAGGTTGTGA